In the Populus trichocarpa isolate Nisqually-1 chromosome 1, P.trichocarpa_v4.1, whole genome shotgun sequence genome, one interval contains:
- the LOC18094226 gene encoding uncharacterized protein LOC18094226, with amino-acid sequence MAFREIDIAGQTLKIHELGEVYDSLTGRAFTGSWIWDSALLLSRWLATSQFDLRDKSVIELGAGAGLPGLTAALLGASRVLLTDIAPLLPGLVKNVEANELEDRVEVRELVWGSEESLSRIGELRRFDVVLLSDVFFDLEEMAALGRTLKKVSGNKTRILAASEVRFWTGECLNELVSQGFKVVEVPIQEDGSDGGRDIFAVYNIIPPDEEDCHNNMSGSIIRR; translated from the exons atgGCCTTCAG AGAGATAGACATAGCCGGTCAAACACTTAAAATCCACGAACTTGGAGAGGTGTATGACTCTTTAACGGGCCGTGCATTCACCGGGTCATGGATTTGGGACTCAGCCTTGCTACTCTCTCGGTGGCTCGCGACTTCTCAGTTTGATTTGCGAGACAAGTCCGTCATCGAGCTCGGCGCGGGAGCCGGACTGCCAGGCTTGACAGCGGCACTACTTGGCGCCAGTCGAGTCTTGCTAACGGACATCGCGCCGCTGCTCCCTGGCTTAGTAAAGAACGTTGAAGCGAACGAGTTGGAAGACCGAGTCGAGGTGAGGGAACTCGTTTGGGGATCGGAGGAGTCGCTGAGTCGAATAGGAGAGTTGAGGCGATTCGACGTCGTGCTGCTGAGTGATGTGTTTTTTGACCTGGAGGAGATGGCGGCGCTTGGGCGGACGTTGAAGAAGGTGTCTGGGAACAAGACCAGGATTTTGGCGGCGAGCGAGGTGAGGTTTTGGACAGGTGAGTGCTTAAATGAGTTGGTGAGTCAGGGTTTCAAAGTTGTAGAGGTGCCGATTCAAGAGGATGGGAGTGACGGTGGCAGGGATATCTTTGCAGTGTACAACATAATCCCGCCGGATGAAGAGGATTGCCATAACAACATGTCGGGCTCGATCATAAGAAGGTAA